From the genome of Bosea sp. Tri-49, one region includes:
- a CDS encoding putative bifunctional diguanylate cyclase/phosphodiesterase translates to MAGVPNRLRSASADRAIAEQPAEHDGRNAVDLVDYRLLVSSLFSSPGSIIPGGIAGILTPLLCWISTRAELFMALTLGVALVVVMRIITVVRYRRLDHSEDTLELTRRWDREYFLGATVFSAVLGFSCYAALAWTDDPAAHITSVSSTIALASGYVARNAGRPKFVAVQLLTFCVPMAIGLIQAQNPYYQYIGYFAFLYVGANIAITNSLHRNLLALSDATKQSKALATALRSQNLTLDAALNTMIHGLAMFDRKLDLAVSNAPHAALYGVPETLALPGTPISAIARFLVERQVMTPEQVRDIKAALDGVRTTQQAAIYELQSRNGRMLVVTIAPAAEGGVLMLTEDATERKATEARIEQMARFDELTGLANRFEFNTHLADAFRRHERTGETFALLYIDLDGFKQVNDNLGHDIGDRVLIQTAERLKSTIRHNDLLARFGGDEFVLILPATDVATVRMIAQRMIEAMDRAFELETKTVYVTASIGIALAPADGTTPADLLRHADTALYKAKAAGRNTATFFDPAMAEEMLERHEIEVDLRLASAEGALELYYQPIIDLRTQEIVTREALMRWRHPTRGMVPPGVFIPIAEQSGLIAGMGDWAIRQACRDAAKWPDGIGVSVNISPLQFREPRRIVETVKTALLLAHLAPGRLTLEVTESLLIEDNKTTLEVINELRAIGVKFALDDFGTGYSSLAYLSTYPFSQVKIDQSFSRDVNSDEASKAVIEAVCQLARRLSMNVVVEGIETEAQRMAVQLLGAQRAQGYLFGRPQPVSEFGKGDEPRKIA, encoded by the coding sequence ATGGCGGGAGTGCCGAACCGGTTGCGCAGCGCCAGCGCAGACAGGGCGATCGCGGAACAGCCGGCCGAGCACGACGGCCGGAACGCGGTCGACCTTGTCGATTATCGCCTGCTCGTCTCTTCACTGTTCTCTTCGCCGGGCTCGATCATTCCCGGCGGCATCGCCGGCATCCTCACGCCACTCCTGTGCTGGATCTCGACCAGAGCCGAGCTGTTCATGGCGTTGACGCTTGGCGTCGCGCTGGTCGTCGTCATGCGGATCATCACGGTGGTCCGCTATCGTCGGCTCGACCATTCCGAGGATACGCTCGAGCTGACCCGGCGCTGGGACCGGGAGTATTTCCTCGGCGCGACCGTGTTCAGTGCGGTCCTCGGCTTCAGCTGTTATGCGGCGCTGGCCTGGACCGACGATCCCGCCGCCCACATCACCTCGGTATCCTCGACGATCGCGCTCGCCTCCGGCTACGTGGCGCGCAATGCCGGGCGGCCGAAATTCGTCGCCGTCCAGCTCCTGACCTTCTGCGTCCCGATGGCGATCGGCCTGATCCAGGCACAAAACCCGTACTACCAGTATATCGGCTATTTCGCCTTCCTCTATGTCGGCGCCAATATCGCGATCACCAACTCGCTGCATCGCAACCTGCTGGCGCTGAGTGACGCGACCAAGCAATCCAAGGCGCTGGCAACCGCCCTGCGCTCGCAGAACCTGACGCTCGACGCCGCGCTCAACACGATGATCCATGGCCTGGCGATGTTCGACCGCAAGCTCGATCTTGCGGTCTCGAACGCGCCGCATGCCGCTCTCTACGGGGTTCCAGAGACGCTGGCGCTGCCAGGCACGCCGATCAGCGCGATCGCCCGTTTCCTGGTCGAGCGGCAGGTGATGACGCCGGAGCAGGTGCGCGACATCAAGGCGGCACTCGACGGCGTCCGGACGACACAGCAGGCGGCCATCTACGAGCTGCAGTCGCGCAATGGCCGGATGCTCGTCGTCACCATCGCGCCTGCGGCCGAGGGCGGCGTTTTGATGCTGACCGAGGATGCGACGGAGCGGAAGGCGACCGAGGCGCGGATCGAGCAGATGGCGCGCTTCGACGAATTGACCGGGCTCGCCAACCGCTTCGAGTTCAACACACACTTGGCCGACGCTTTCCGTCGGCACGAGCGGACCGGCGAGACCTTCGCCCTGCTCTATATCGATCTCGACGGCTTCAAGCAGGTCAACGACAATCTCGGCCATGACATCGGCGACCGGGTCCTGATCCAGACTGCCGAGCGCCTGAAGAGCACGATCCGTCACAACGACCTGCTGGCGCGCTTCGGCGGCGACGAATTCGTGCTGATCCTGCCGGCGACCGATGTCGCGACGGTCCGGATGATCGCGCAACGCATGATCGAGGCGATGGATCGGGCCTTCGAGCTCGAAACCAAGACCGTCTACGTCACTGCCAGCATCGGCATTGCGCTCGCCCCTGCCGACGGCACGACGCCCGCCGACCTGCTGCGCCATGCCGATACCGCGCTCTACAAGGCCAAGGCAGCCGGCCGCAACACCGCGACCTTCTTCGATCCGGCCATGGCGGAAGAGATGCTCGAGCGCCACGAGATCGAGGTCGATCTACGCCTGGCCAGCGCCGAGGGCGCGCTCGAACTGTACTACCAGCCGATCATCGACCTGCGCACGCAGGAGATCGTGACGCGCGAGGCGCTGATGCGCTGGCGGCACCCGACGCGCGGCATGGTGCCGCCCGGCGTGTTCATCCCAATCGCCGAGCAGTCCGGCCTGATCGCCGGCATGGGCGACTGGGCGATCCGCCAGGCCTGCCGCGATGCAGCAAAATGGCCCGATGGCATCGGCGTTTCCGTCAATATCTCGCCGCTGCAGTTCCGTGAGCCGCGTCGCATCGTTGAAACCGTCAAGACTGCGCTGCTGCTCGCCCATCTCGCGCCCGGCCGCCTGACGCTCGAAGTGACGGAATCGCTGCTGATCGAGGACAACAAGACGACGCTCGAGGTCATCAACGAGCTACGTGCGATCGGGGTGAAGTTCGCGCTCGACGATTTCGGGACGGGCTATTCCTCCCTCGCCTATCTGTCGACCTACCCGTTCTCGCAGGTGAAGATCGACCAGAGCTTCAGCCGCGACGTCAACAGCGACGAGGCCTCAAAGGCGGTCATCGAGGCGGTGTGTCAGCTGGCCCGGCGCCTGTCGATGAATGTGGTTGTCGAAGGCATCGAAACGGAAGCGCAGCGCATGGCGGTGCAGTTGCTCGGCGCCCAGCGGGCGCAAGGCTATCTGTTCGGCCGGCCGCAGCCGGTATCGGAGTTCGGCAAGGGCGACGAACCGCGCAAGATCGCCTGA
- a CDS encoding dihydrolipoyl dehydrogenase family protein, protein MSEIASPAASTVPLTPDICVIGHGPGGLAVATAAALFGVRIVLVRHGGSELPPNEGARGQALRAAAGQARTVAGAASFGIAVNAGQIDYARVRAHLDQVAARSATNDSDERLTALGVLVLKGEARFQNRHQLAVGGSVVRARRFVIATGSLPAQLSIPGLADLPCLTEDSVFDLAKRPDRLLVLGGTAAAIELAQAMRALGSEVALIAREGLLPDEDQEAVGVLRRALLGDGIALHESRPILRAESHRQRPRLVLGGNSTIDGTHLLVASGRTPNIAGLELDLAGARSDDAGVIVDASLRTANRRIYAIGACAGGAAAGMAPGHAAQHQAGLVLRNALFRLPVRFRPEQVPRTVHGRPELASVGLSETQARAQGALRVLRWPYAESGLAQAERQAEGLIKLMTDRKGTILGVVIAGAQAAELIAPWVLAVQKRMNVRDMAGLVAPSQSLSEISQRAALSFQAPLAAKPGIRRLIGFLRRFG, encoded by the coding sequence GTGAGCGAAATCGCCAGCCCAGCAGCCAGCACGGTGCCGCTGACGCCGGATATCTGCGTCATCGGCCATGGCCCTGGAGGGCTTGCGGTCGCGACAGCCGCAGCGCTGTTTGGCGTCCGGATCGTCCTGGTTCGGCATGGCGGGAGCGAGCTTCCCCCGAACGAGGGCGCACGCGGCCAGGCCCTGCGCGCCGCCGCAGGCCAAGCGCGAACCGTAGCAGGCGCCGCGTCCTTCGGCATTGCGGTGAATGCGGGCCAAATCGACTATGCCCGCGTCCGGGCTCATCTCGACCAGGTTGCAGCCAGATCTGCGACGAACGACTCGGATGAGCGCCTCACAGCCTTGGGTGTCCTCGTGCTCAAGGGCGAGGCGCGCTTCCAGAATCGTCACCAACTCGCCGTCGGCGGGTCGGTAGTCAGAGCACGGCGCTTTGTCATTGCCACCGGCTCGCTGCCGGCACAGCTTTCGATCCCGGGGCTCGCCGACCTGCCCTGTCTGACCGAGGACAGCGTCTTCGATCTGGCGAAGCGGCCGGACCGGCTGCTCGTGCTCGGCGGAACGGCAGCGGCCATCGAGCTGGCGCAGGCGATGCGTGCACTCGGCAGCGAGGTCGCGCTGATCGCGCGGGAAGGCCTGCTGCCCGACGAGGATCAAGAAGCGGTCGGCGTGCTCCGGCGCGCTTTGCTCGGCGACGGGATCGCCTTGCATGAAAGCCGGCCGATCCTGCGTGCCGAGAGCCACCGGCAGCGGCCACGCCTCGTCCTCGGCGGCAATAGCACCATCGACGGCACGCACCTCCTGGTCGCGAGCGGACGCACGCCGAACATTGCCGGGCTAGAACTCGACCTCGCGGGCGCTCGCAGCGACGATGCGGGCGTCATCGTCGACGCCTCGCTGCGTACCGCCAATCGCCGCATCTATGCTATCGGTGCTTGCGCCGGCGGCGCTGCTGCCGGGATGGCGCCCGGCCATGCAGCCCAGCATCAGGCCGGGCTCGTGCTCCGCAATGCCCTGTTTCGTCTGCCGGTCCGTTTCAGACCGGAACAGGTACCGCGCACCGTTCACGGCCGGCCTGAACTGGCGAGCGTCGGCCTGAGCGAGACGCAGGCGCGCGCACAGGGCGCGCTCCGGGTGCTGCGCTGGCCTTATGCCGAGAGCGGGCTCGCCCAGGCCGAACGGCAGGCGGAAGGGCTGATCAAGCTGATGACCGACCGCAAGGGTACCATCCTCGGCGTCGTCATCGCCGGGGCGCAGGCGGCCGAGTTGATCGCGCCCTGGGTCCTGGCCGTGCAGAAGCGGATGAATGTCCGCGACATGGCCGGGCTCGTCGCTCCATCCCAGAGCCTGTCCGAGATTTCGCAGCGCGCGGCGCTCTCCTTCCAGGCGCCGCTCGCTGCGAAACCTGGCATTCGCCGATTGATCGGCTTTCTGCGCCGTTTCGGGTAG